The DNA window GTATAATCTCAATCCATCCATAAACCATAAGGATATTACAATGAAAATAGTTAAAAAGAGGGATTTCATGTTAATTTTCAGTAAAAGTACCTCTCTTCCCTCTTTCATTATAGAGATGATGAGGATGACTATTATCACTCCAATACTTAAGCTTATACCGAATATAATATTTTTCTTAAGGTTCTTCATATGGTATTATTATAATAGATTATAAAATTTCCCAAATAGGAGGTGAAAGCCATGATTACTATTTCTGTCATTGGGGCGGGTAACGGGGGACAGGCGCTTGCCGCATATTTTGCCATGAAGGGCTTTGATGTAAGTCTTTACAATAGAAGTGAATGGAGAATAGCACCTATTATTTCTACAAGAAAGATAAAGGTTGAGGATACAGATTTTAAAGGTACATTTGAGATTGCCTTTGCTACAACAGACATAAAGAAAGCTATACAGGGAAGGAAACTTCTAATGGTAGTTCTTCCAGCCTTTGCCCATAGACCTATTGCTGAGAGGATGGCTCCGTATGTTGAGGATGGTCAAATAATTGTCTTAAATCCTGGGAGGACTGGTGGAGCTTTGGAGTTTAGAAGCGTATTTAAAAGACTTGGAGTTAAGAAGGATGTGATAATAGCAGAGGCTCAGACTTTTGTATTTGCATCCCGTATGTCCAATCCAGGAGTGGTTAAGATATTTAAGATGAAAAATGCTGTTCCTGTTGCTGCTCTTCCAGCAAAGAGGAATCCTGAACTTAAAGAGGTTTTAAATAAAGTTCTCCCAGAGTTTGAAATTGCACCAAATGTTCTTTACACGAGTTTCAACAACATAGGAGCAGTTTTCCATCCTGCATCTCTCATTCTTAATGCTGCAAGAATTGAATCCACAGCAGGTAAATTTGAATTCTATCTTGAGGGAATAACTCCTTCTGTGGCAAAGGTTCTTGAGGCAGTTGACAGAGAGAGATGCGATGTAATGGGGAGGTTTGGTATAGAGCCTCTTACCGCCTTAAGATGGCTCCAGTATGCCTATGATGTTGTGGGAAGTAATTTATATGAAGCTATACACAACAACTCTGGGTATCAGGGTATAATGGCGCCACCGAGCATACAGAACAGATACATTCTTGAGGATGTTCCAATGAGTCTCGTTCCCATTGCCTCCTTTGG is part of the Caldisericia bacterium genome and encodes:
- a CDS encoding NAD/NADP octopine/nopaline dehydrogenase family protein; the encoded protein is MTISVIGAGNGGQALAAYFAMKGFDVSLYNRSEWRIAPIISTRKIKVEDTDFKGTFEIAFATTDIKKAIQGRKLLMVVLPAFAHRPIAERMAPYVEDGQIIVLNPGRTGGALEFRSVFKRLGVKKDVIIAEAQTFVFASRMSNPGVVKIFKMKNAVPVAALPAKRNPELKEVLNKVLPEFEIAPNVLYTSFNNIGAVFHPASLILNAARIESTAGKFEFYLEGITPSVAKVLEAVDRERCDVMGRFGIEPLTALRWLQYAYDVVGSNLYEAIHNNSGYQGIMAPPSIQNRYILEDVPMSLVPIASFGRELGIKTPTINSVIQLANIMMGRDFCKEGRTVENLGLKGKKVKEIIRIVEEGDE